One genomic window of Oncorhynchus clarkii lewisi isolate Uvic-CL-2024 chromosome 5, UVic_Ocla_1.0, whole genome shotgun sequence includes the following:
- the LOC139409326 gene encoding eEF1A lysine and N-terminal methyltransferase-like isoform X1: MSLLPRTAEEFSSAEYWERFFKKRGEKAFEWYGDYNKLCGMLHKYIKPRDKVLVVGCGNSELSEQLYDVGYRHLTNIDISETVVNHMNQKNAKQRPDLTFQTVDATQTPYEDGSYQAVLDKGTLDAMASQEGALAGRMLAEVGRVLGIGGRYVCVTLAQESVIKLAVEHFIQVGWAVRLHCLGDPESQEDSSFALPVFVLVCTKFRQPMPMPILEMCQGEDGNPVRLPVVADLLSVVRERQAYAMLRQRLRTGTDATSTPSLTLCHAPTGRPRYTLTVQDCPPGAKVPRANHFAIFIVPQGRETDWLYGLAEGRGQLAASANFRRLVVVAMHREQEYTDMQAVQSELSPMVMELAPPGMPANQKVPFLSVGGELGWREVVSHGTSDLSGQYSVEDVRGEDGQLYRRLVFLGNDGLVQSESRLTNPAAAAASSQKNKKSRRKAKPSAPPPMTTPSQTPGGALEVDKGYLCCAHHRVMVAGLAMLGVGTDHNKDVPVSVLLVGLGGGGLPQFLRDFVPGARVEVVELDPAVLEVAQGWFGFTPDDRLTVTLGDGLEHINNIEREGGHQYDVIMFDVDSKDPSLGMSCPPPAFVETAFLERVGNLLTSRGVFMLNLVCRDSALKKSVLGRVRGVFPRVLSRGIEGEVNEVLLCSRGTGETGVPPSLLKAGKTLQVALGMNSSRTATCTPQIDITELLEDLNVA; this comes from the exons ATGAGTCTTCTACCTCGCACTGCCGAGGAGTTCAGTTCTGCAGAGTACTGGGAACGCTTCTtcaagaagagaggagagaaggcttTTGAGTGGTATGGAGACTACAACAAACTCTGTGGCATGCTGCACAAATACATCAAACCGCGGGATAAG GTCTTGGTGGTGGGCTGTGGTAACTCTGAGCTGAGTGAGCAGCTGTATGACGTTGGCTACAGACATCTGACCAACATTGACATTAGTGAGACGGTGGTGAATCACATGAACCAGAAGAATGCCAAGCAGCGCCCAGACCTGACCTTCCAGACGGTGGATGCCACCCAGACGCCCTACGAGGACGGAAGCTACCAGGCTGTACTGGACAAGGGGACACTGGACGCCATGGCCTCCCAGGAGGGGGCTCTAGCTGGGAGGATGCTGGCTGAG GTGGGCCGTGTCCTGGGTATAGGAGGCCGCTACGTCTGTGTGACCCTGGCCCAGGAGAGTGTCATCAAGCTGGCTGTGGAGCACTTCATCCAG GTGGGCTGGGCTGTGAGACTCCATTGTCTGGGTGACCCAGAGAGCCAGGAGGACTCTTCCTTCGCTCTGCCTGTCTTCGTATTGGTTTGCACAAAGTTCCGCCAGCCAATGCCCATGCCCATCCTGGAGATGTGCCAAGGGGAGGATGGTAACCCCGTGAGGCTTCCCGTGGTGGCAGACCTGCTGTCTGTGGTGAGAGAGCGCCAGGCATACGCCATGCTGAGACAGAGGCTCCGTACAGGTACAGACGCGACCTCTACCCCCTCGTTGACCCTCTGCCATGCCCCCACTGGGCGACCCCGCTACACTCTCACCGTACAGGACTGCCCCCCTGGTGCCAAGGTTCCTCGTGCAAACCACTTTGCCATCTTCATAG TGCCTCAGGGCAGAGAGACTGATTGGCTGTACGGCTTGGCTGAGGGGCGGGGCCAACTAGCGGCTAGCGCTAACTTCAGACGTCTGGTTGTCGTGGCCATGCACAGAGAACAGGAGTATACCGACATGCAGGCTGTCCAATCAGAGCTCTCCCCCATGGTGATGGAACTCGCCCCCCCTGGGATGCCAGCCAATCAGAAA GTTCCGTTCTTGTCGGTGGGAGGTGAGCTGGGTTGGAGGGAGGTGGTGAGTCATGGTACCAGTGATCTGAGTGGTCAGTACTCTGTAGAGGacgtgagaggagaggatggtcaGCTCTACCGTAGACTGGTGTTCCTGGGTAACGACGGACTGGTCCAGTCAGAGAGCCGCCTCACTAATCCAGCAGCAG CAGCAGCCTCGTCTCAGAAGAATAAAAAGAGCAGAAGGAAAGCCAAGCCCTCTGCCCCTCCCCCAATGACAACCCCATCCCAGACACCAGGTGGCGCCCTGGAGGTGGACAAAGGCTATCTATGCTGTGCCCACCACAGGGTCATGGTGGCTGGCCTCGCCATGCTAGGAGTGGGCACCGACCACAACAAAG ATGTCCCAGTGTCAGTGCTCCTGGTGGGACTGGGTGGAGGAGGGCTGCCCCAGTTCCTGCGGGACTTTGTACCTGGAgccagggtggaggtggtggagctGGATCCAGCAGTACTGGAGGTGGCTCAGGGATGGTTCGGCTTCACACCTGATGACAGGCTCACTGTCACACTGGGAGATGGACTGGAACACATTAACAACAttgagagagaag GTGGTCATCAGTATGATGTCATCATGTTTGACGTGGACAGTAAGGACCCCAGTTTGGGGATGAGCTGTCCTCCTCCTGCCTTCGTAGAAACAGCCTTCCTGGAGAGAGTTGGCAATCTGCTGACATCTCGAG GTGTGTTCATGTTGAACCTTGTGTGTCGTGACTCTGCATTGAAGAAGAGTGTGTTGGGTCGTGTGCGGGGTGTGTTCCCGCGTGTGCTCTCCCGGGGCATCGAGGGGGAGGTCAACGAGGTGCTGCTGTGCTCCAGGGGAACGGGGGAGACAGGGGTCCCGCCCAGCCTGCTGAAGGCAGGGAAGACTCTACAGGTAGCACTGGGCATGAACAGCAGTAGAACAGCAACCTGCACCCCTCAGATAGACATCACTGAGCTGCTAGAGGACCTGAACGTGgcatga
- the LOC139410197 gene encoding myocilin isoform X2 has product MWLLLSVCVFCLLGCSEGQDRATLWRGDDHSGRCQYTFTVPSPSETSCSPTVSGGPEIEGLKARLSLLEVLVARLTGGEIGGPGAGSQSQAGLQEALTQAMGERILLQGEKERLERDVEGLQRRMEEMRREMERLQSRPCYPQPPLLPPSIPLQDSGLRPAGDPAWQYGGNPVLQELKAEVTEIPAPSPEGPEDSIGCGELISIGEPVSHRKADSIAGKYGVWMQDPEAVAPYGGKMVWRIDTVGSEVRQLFGYEDMDQLSKGFPSKVLLLPEPVESTGATLYRGSLYYQRRRSRTLLRYDLVSESIASRRDLPHAGFHGQFPYSWGGYTDVDLGVDEQGLWAVYSTNKAKGAIVVSQLDPHSLAVKRSWETSIRKTSVANAFVICGRLYTVASYTAPNTTINFMFDTATGQGKEVALPFRNKYRYNSMVDYNHAQRKLFAWDNFHIVSYDVRLGRQ; this is encoded by the exons ATGTGGCTGCTGcttagcgtgtgtgtgttctgtctgctGGGGTGCAGTGAGGGGCAGGACCGTGCCACTCTCTGGAGGGGGGACGACCACAGCGGGCGCTGCCAGTACACCTTCACCGTGCCCAGCCCCAGCGAGACCAGCTGCTCCCCTACAGTCTCCGGAGGACCAGAGATAGAGGGGCTCAAGGCTAGACTCAGCCTGCTGGAGGTATTGGTGGCCAGGCTGACTGGAGGGGAGATAGGGGGTCCTGGGGCTGGGTCCCAGTCCCAGGCTGGTCTCCAGGAGGCTCTGACCCAGGCTATGGGAGAGAGGATCCTGctgcagggagagaaagagcgtctggagagagatgtggaggggcttcagaggaggatggaggagatgaggagagagatggagagactgcAGAGCAGACCTTGCTACCCACAACCCCCTCTGTTGCCACCCAGCATCCCACTACAGGACAGTGGTCTGCGACCTGCCGGAG atcCAGCATGGCAGTATGGTGGTAATCCAGTGCTCCAGGAGTTGAAGGCTGAGGTGACTGAGATTCCTGCTCCTAGTCCTGAGGGCCCAGAGGACAGTATAG GCTGTGGAGAGTTGATATCAATAGGTGAGCCAGTGTCCCATCGTAAGGCTGACAGTATAGCTGGTAAGTACGGGGTGTGGATGCAGGACCCAGAGGCTGTGGCGCCCTATGGAGGGAAGATGGTGTGGCGCATTGATACagtggggtcagaggtcagacagCTCTTTGGTTACGAAGACATGGATCAGCTCTCTAAAGGCTTCCCCTCCAAG GTGTTGCTGTTGCCGGAGCCAGTGGAGAGTACTGGAGCAACTCTGTACCGCGGCTCTCTGTACTACCAGCGCCGCCGCAGCCGCACCCTGCTGAGGTACGACCTGGTGTCTGAGAGCATCGCTTCCCGCCGAGACCTGCCCCACGCTGGCTTCCACGGCCAGTTCCCCTACTCCTGGGGCGGCTACACCGATGTGGACCTGGGGGTGGACGAGCAGGGCCTGTGGGCCGTCTACAGCACCAACAAGGCTAAAGGAGCCATCGTGGTGTCCCAGCTGGACCCACACAGCCTGGCGGTGAAGAGGAGCTGGGAGACCAGCATCAGGAAGACCAGTGTGGCTAACGCCTTCGTCATCTGTGGTCGTCTGTACACAGTGGCCAGCTACACGGCTCCCAACACCACCATCAACTTTATGTTTGACACAGCTACTGGCCAGGGGAAGGAGGTGGCGCTACCCTTCAGGAATAAGTACCGCTACAACAGCATGGTGGACTACAACCATGCCCAGAGGAAGCTCTTCGCCTGGGACAACTTCCACATCGTGTCCTACGATGTCAGGCTGGGCCGCCAGTAG
- the LOC139409326 gene encoding eEF1A lysine and N-terminal methyltransferase-like isoform X2, with amino-acid sequence MSLLPRTAEEFSSAEYWERFFKKRGEKAFEWYGDYNKLCGMLHKYIKPRDKVLVVGCGNSELSEQLYDVGYRHLTNIDISETVVNHMNQKNAKQRPDLTFQTVDATQTPYEDGSYQAVLDKGTLDAMASQEGALAGRMLAEVGRVLGIGGRYVCVTLAQESVIKLAVEHFIQVGWAVRLHCLGDPESQEDSSFALPVFVLVCTKFRQPMPMPILEMCQGEDGNPVRLPVVADLLSVVRERQAYAMLRQRLRTGTDATSTPSLTLCHAPTGRPRYTLTVQDCPPGAKVPRANHFAIFIVPQGRETDWLYGLAEGRGQLAASANFRRLVVVAMHREQEYTDMQAVQSELSPMVMELAPPGMPANQKVPFLSVGGELGWREVVSHGTSDLSGQYSVEDVRGEDGQLYRRLVFLGNDGLVQSESRLTNPAAAASSQKNKKSRRKAKPSAPPPMTTPSQTPGGALEVDKGYLCCAHHRVMVAGLAMLGVGTDHNKDVPVSVLLVGLGGGGLPQFLRDFVPGARVEVVELDPAVLEVAQGWFGFTPDDRLTVTLGDGLEHINNIEREGGHQYDVIMFDVDSKDPSLGMSCPPPAFVETAFLERVGNLLTSRGVFMLNLVCRDSALKKSVLGRVRGVFPRVLSRGIEGEVNEVLLCSRGTGETGVPPSLLKAGKTLQVALGMNSSRTATCTPQIDITELLEDLNVA; translated from the exons ATGAGTCTTCTACCTCGCACTGCCGAGGAGTTCAGTTCTGCAGAGTACTGGGAACGCTTCTtcaagaagagaggagagaaggcttTTGAGTGGTATGGAGACTACAACAAACTCTGTGGCATGCTGCACAAATACATCAAACCGCGGGATAAG GTCTTGGTGGTGGGCTGTGGTAACTCTGAGCTGAGTGAGCAGCTGTATGACGTTGGCTACAGACATCTGACCAACATTGACATTAGTGAGACGGTGGTGAATCACATGAACCAGAAGAATGCCAAGCAGCGCCCAGACCTGACCTTCCAGACGGTGGATGCCACCCAGACGCCCTACGAGGACGGAAGCTACCAGGCTGTACTGGACAAGGGGACACTGGACGCCATGGCCTCCCAGGAGGGGGCTCTAGCTGGGAGGATGCTGGCTGAG GTGGGCCGTGTCCTGGGTATAGGAGGCCGCTACGTCTGTGTGACCCTGGCCCAGGAGAGTGTCATCAAGCTGGCTGTGGAGCACTTCATCCAG GTGGGCTGGGCTGTGAGACTCCATTGTCTGGGTGACCCAGAGAGCCAGGAGGACTCTTCCTTCGCTCTGCCTGTCTTCGTATTGGTTTGCACAAAGTTCCGCCAGCCAATGCCCATGCCCATCCTGGAGATGTGCCAAGGGGAGGATGGTAACCCCGTGAGGCTTCCCGTGGTGGCAGACCTGCTGTCTGTGGTGAGAGAGCGCCAGGCATACGCCATGCTGAGACAGAGGCTCCGTACAGGTACAGACGCGACCTCTACCCCCTCGTTGACCCTCTGCCATGCCCCCACTGGGCGACCCCGCTACACTCTCACCGTACAGGACTGCCCCCCTGGTGCCAAGGTTCCTCGTGCAAACCACTTTGCCATCTTCATAG TGCCTCAGGGCAGAGAGACTGATTGGCTGTACGGCTTGGCTGAGGGGCGGGGCCAACTAGCGGCTAGCGCTAACTTCAGACGTCTGGTTGTCGTGGCCATGCACAGAGAACAGGAGTATACCGACATGCAGGCTGTCCAATCAGAGCTCTCCCCCATGGTGATGGAACTCGCCCCCCCTGGGATGCCAGCCAATCAGAAA GTTCCGTTCTTGTCGGTGGGAGGTGAGCTGGGTTGGAGGGAGGTGGTGAGTCATGGTACCAGTGATCTGAGTGGTCAGTACTCTGTAGAGGacgtgagaggagaggatggtcaGCTCTACCGTAGACTGGTGTTCCTGGGTAACGACGGACTGGTCCAGTCAGAGAGCCGCCTCACTAATCCAGCAGCAG CAGCCTCGTCTCAGAAGAATAAAAAGAGCAGAAGGAAAGCCAAGCCCTCTGCCCCTCCCCCAATGACAACCCCATCCCAGACACCAGGTGGCGCCCTGGAGGTGGACAAAGGCTATCTATGCTGTGCCCACCACAGGGTCATGGTGGCTGGCCTCGCCATGCTAGGAGTGGGCACCGACCACAACAAAG ATGTCCCAGTGTCAGTGCTCCTGGTGGGACTGGGTGGAGGAGGGCTGCCCCAGTTCCTGCGGGACTTTGTACCTGGAgccagggtggaggtggtggagctGGATCCAGCAGTACTGGAGGTGGCTCAGGGATGGTTCGGCTTCACACCTGATGACAGGCTCACTGTCACACTGGGAGATGGACTGGAACACATTAACAACAttgagagagaag GTGGTCATCAGTATGATGTCATCATGTTTGACGTGGACAGTAAGGACCCCAGTTTGGGGATGAGCTGTCCTCCTCCTGCCTTCGTAGAAACAGCCTTCCTGGAGAGAGTTGGCAATCTGCTGACATCTCGAG GTGTGTTCATGTTGAACCTTGTGTGTCGTGACTCTGCATTGAAGAAGAGTGTGTTGGGTCGTGTGCGGGGTGTGTTCCCGCGTGTGCTCTCCCGGGGCATCGAGGGGGAGGTCAACGAGGTGCTGCTGTGCTCCAGGGGAACGGGGGAGACAGGGGTCCCGCCCAGCCTGCTGAAGGCAGGGAAGACTCTACAGGTAGCACTGGGCATGAACAGCAGTAGAACAGCAACCTGCACCCCTCAGATAGACATCACTGAGCTGCTAGAGGACCTGAACGTGgcatga
- the LOC139410197 gene encoding myocilin isoform X1, which produces MWLLLSVCVFCLLGCSEGQDRATLWRGDDHSGRCQYTFTVPSPSETSCSPTVSGGPEIEGLKARLSLLEVLVARLTGGEIGGPGAGSQSQAGLQEALTQAMGERILLQGEKERLERDVEGLQRRMEEMRREMERLQSRPCYPQPPLLPPSIPLQDSGLRPAGGAGVLSHLVSRPGRQWDTGSLRDPAWQYGGNPVLQELKAEVTEIPAPSPEGPEDSIGCGELISIGEPVSHRKADSIAGKYGVWMQDPEAVAPYGGKMVWRIDTVGSEVRQLFGYEDMDQLSKGFPSKVLLLPEPVESTGATLYRGSLYYQRRRSRTLLRYDLVSESIASRRDLPHAGFHGQFPYSWGGYTDVDLGVDEQGLWAVYSTNKAKGAIVVSQLDPHSLAVKRSWETSIRKTSVANAFVICGRLYTVASYTAPNTTINFMFDTATGQGKEVALPFRNKYRYNSMVDYNHAQRKLFAWDNFHIVSYDVRLGRQ; this is translated from the exons ATGTGGCTGCTGcttagcgtgtgtgtgttctgtctgctGGGGTGCAGTGAGGGGCAGGACCGTGCCACTCTCTGGAGGGGGGACGACCACAGCGGGCGCTGCCAGTACACCTTCACCGTGCCCAGCCCCAGCGAGACCAGCTGCTCCCCTACAGTCTCCGGAGGACCAGAGATAGAGGGGCTCAAGGCTAGACTCAGCCTGCTGGAGGTATTGGTGGCCAGGCTGACTGGAGGGGAGATAGGGGGTCCTGGGGCTGGGTCCCAGTCCCAGGCTGGTCTCCAGGAGGCTCTGACCCAGGCTATGGGAGAGAGGATCCTGctgcagggagagaaagagcgtctggagagagatgtggaggggcttcagaggaggatggaggagatgaggagagagatggagagactgcAGAGCAGACCTTGCTACCCACAACCCCCTCTGTTGCCACCCAGCATCCCACTACAGGACAGTGGTCTGCGACCTGCCGGAG GTGCTGGTGTTCTCTCCCACCTGGTTTCCAGACCTGGAAGACAATGGGACACTGGCAGCCTGAGAG atcCAGCATGGCAGTATGGTGGTAATCCAGTGCTCCAGGAGTTGAAGGCTGAGGTGACTGAGATTCCTGCTCCTAGTCCTGAGGGCCCAGAGGACAGTATAG GCTGTGGAGAGTTGATATCAATAGGTGAGCCAGTGTCCCATCGTAAGGCTGACAGTATAGCTGGTAAGTACGGGGTGTGGATGCAGGACCCAGAGGCTGTGGCGCCCTATGGAGGGAAGATGGTGTGGCGCATTGATACagtggggtcagaggtcagacagCTCTTTGGTTACGAAGACATGGATCAGCTCTCTAAAGGCTTCCCCTCCAAG GTGTTGCTGTTGCCGGAGCCAGTGGAGAGTACTGGAGCAACTCTGTACCGCGGCTCTCTGTACTACCAGCGCCGCCGCAGCCGCACCCTGCTGAGGTACGACCTGGTGTCTGAGAGCATCGCTTCCCGCCGAGACCTGCCCCACGCTGGCTTCCACGGCCAGTTCCCCTACTCCTGGGGCGGCTACACCGATGTGGACCTGGGGGTGGACGAGCAGGGCCTGTGGGCCGTCTACAGCACCAACAAGGCTAAAGGAGCCATCGTGGTGTCCCAGCTGGACCCACACAGCCTGGCGGTGAAGAGGAGCTGGGAGACCAGCATCAGGAAGACCAGTGTGGCTAACGCCTTCGTCATCTGTGGTCGTCTGTACACAGTGGCCAGCTACACGGCTCCCAACACCACCATCAACTTTATGTTTGACACAGCTACTGGCCAGGGGAAGGAGGTGGCGCTACCCTTCAGGAATAAGTACCGCTACAACAGCATGGTGGACTACAACCATGCCCAGAGGAAGCTCTTCGCCTGGGACAACTTCCACATCGTGTCCTACGATGTCAGGCTGGGCCGCCAGTAG